The following DNA comes from Ornithobacterium rhinotracheale DSM 15997.
CTACCAAGCGACTCTGCCCCCATTAGGAATCCAATCAAAATTGGTGTAAAAATCGCAATCGCACCTGGCAACATCATTTCTTTTAAAGCAGCTTTGGTAGAAATATCCACACATTTTCCGTATTCTGGCGTGCCTGTTCCTTCCATAATTCCTGGAATTTCACGGAACTGTCTTCTCACCTCTTGCACCATTTCCATAGCGGCTTTCCCCACCGAATTCATTGCCAAAGCAGAGAACACCACGGGAATCATTCCACCGATAAATAAAGCGGCTAAAACATTGGCTTTAAAAATATTAATTCCATCGATTCCTGTAAAAGTAACATAGGCAGCGAACAAGGCTAAAGCCGTAAGTGCCGCAGAAGCAATGGCAAAGCCTTTCCCAATGGCTGCGGTAGTATTCCCCACAGAATCTAAAACATCGGTGCGACCCCTTACTTCTTTTGGCAATTCGCTCATCTCAGCAATTCCACCTGCGTTGTCAGCAATTGGTCCAAACGCGTCGATGGCCAATTGCATCGCAGTGGTCGCCATCATTGCAGATGCGGCGATTGATACCCCATAAAATCCTGCAAAACTATAAGCTCCCCAAATTGCGCCCGCAAATAATACAATAGGTGCAAATGTTGAAATCATTCCTACACCAAGCCCTGCAATGATATTGGTCGCAGCACCTGTTGCAGATTTCTCTACAATGCTTAAAACAGGTCTCTTGCCAAGTGCGGTATAATATTCTGTGAAGTATGAAATGGCAAATCCTACAATCAATCCTATTAATACAGAATAAAAAACATAAATTGAAGGGATTTCTTGAATGCCTAAACCAAAGAAATTCATTTGTAGAACTTCTGGCAACATCCATTTAATCAAGAATAAAGAAACCACTGCTGTAAGTATAATTGAAACCCAGTTTCCTAAGTTTAATGCCATTTGCACTTTGTTTTCGCTTGCATCGTTTGACTTAATTTTTACGAAAAAAGTTCCGATGATTGAAAACACAATTCCGAATCCTGCAATAAATAAAGGTAACAAAATAGGACCCATACCGTGAAATGCCGTAGGTGCACTAGCTCCCATATCACGGATTACATAATTCCCAAGTACCATAGCCGCCAAAACAGTTGCTACATACGAACCAAACAAATCGGCTCCCATACCTGCAACATCCCCCACATTGTCGCCCACATTATCGGCAATGGTTGCGGGGTTACGCGGGTCATCTTCAGGGATTCCAGCTTCTACTTTCCCCACCAAGTCTGCTCCCACATCGGCAGCTTTGGTATAGATACCACCTCCTACACGCGCAAAAAGTGCAATAGATTCTGCTCCGAGTGAAAATCCTGCCAAGGCCTCTAGCACCATTGTCATACTCGAAACAAAATCTCCCTCGCTATCGCCTAAATAAGCCAACAAACAGAAGAAGATAAAACTTAGCCCAAAAACGGCTAAACCTGCAACGCCTAATCCCATCACCATTCCACCTCCAAACGAAACTTTTAAGGCTTGTGGCAAGCTAGTTTTAGCTGCTTGTGCCGTGCGCACATTGGCATCTGTTGCTACACGCATCCCGATGTTACCCGCAATGGCAGAAAACACAGCTCCCACGATAAATGCAGGAACAATCAACCAGTGGGTGGTGGGCACGATATAGGAAATAAATGCCAATGCCAGAGAGGCTACTAGTACAAAAATTAGCAAAATTCTATATTCTGCATTTAAAAAAGCCATCGCTCCTTCCTTGATGTGGTGGGCAATAGTCTGCATTTTGGCTTCGCCGCTGTTTTGCTTTTTAATCCACGAAAACTTCGCTCCCATTACAGCAAGTCCCAGTAGCGCCAACAAAGTCGGTAAATAAATAATCCAATCGCTCATATGTTATATTTT
Coding sequences within:
- a CDS encoding sodium-translocating pyrophosphatase, which encodes MSDWIIYLPTLLALLGLAVMGAKFSWIKKQNSGEAKMQTIAHHIKEGAMAFLNAEYRILLIFVLVASLALAFISYIVPTTHWLIVPAFIVGAVFSAIAGNIGMRVATDANVRTAQAAKTSLPQALKVSFGGGMVMGLGVAGLAVFGLSFIFFCLLAYLGDSEGDFVSSMTMVLEALAGFSLGAESIALFARVGGGIYTKAADVGADLVGKVEAGIPEDDPRNPATIADNVGDNVGDVAGMGADLFGSYVATVLAAMVLGNYVIRDMGASAPTAFHGMGPILLPLFIAGFGIVFSIIGTFFVKIKSNDASENKVQMALNLGNWVSIILTAVVSLFLIKWMLPEVLQMNFFGLGIQEIPSIYVFYSVLIGLIVGFAISYFTEYYTALGKRPVLSIVEKSATGAATNIIAGLGVGMISTFAPIVLFAGAIWGAYSFAGFYGVSIAASAMMATTAMQLAIDAFGPIADNAGGIAEMSELPKEVRGRTDVLDSVGNTTAAIGKGFAIASAALTALALFAAYVTFTGIDGINIFKANVLAALFIGGMIPVVFSALAMNSVGKAAMEMVQEVRRQFREIPGIMEGTGTPEYGKCVDISTKAALKEMMLPGAIAIFTPILIGFLMGAESLGSYMAGVTVSGVIWAIFQNNAGGAWDNAKKSIEAGVEVAGVKHAKGTGEHKASVTGDTVGDPFKDTSGPSMNILIKLSCLVGLVIAPILGEQIKKESNLYEGKPIDNGAIILEEAPQEELIDADGNYIYQLGEITEIALPNNETLNKGINSTEKHLVDLLNGGEIDNAGLYKTWTTLDQIGFKTGSSELTEKSNKQIENLVKILNAYPDVKLKIGGYTDNVGSPENNLKLSQARAESLKNVLVAKGIAADRLEAEGYGEAHPICEANDTPACQAQNRRLDVRFTE